In Leptodesmis sichuanensis A121, the following are encoded in one genomic region:
- a CDS encoding glycosyltransferase family 2 protein, whose protein sequence is MPAEILLKSDTRLLIVTVNYRTSHLVIEGLRSLEPEVRAVPGIQVAIVDNHSGDGSVEKIGAAIAAEGWEDWVTLMPSTVNGGFAYGNNYAVRPALQAAHPPDYFLLLNPDTQIRPGAIKELLSFMDQHPDVGIAGSSFEEADGKPWPYAFRFPSFISEFEGGIRLGLITKLLSRWKVPQTMAPDREQPIDWIPGASMMVRREVFESVGLMDEGYFLYYEETDFCLQAKRAGWSCWYVPQSRIMHILGQSTGVTATNQQPRRLPQYWFDSRRRYFLKNHGWLYAALVDISWLAGFSLWRARRVLQRKPDADPPQLLEDSIRNSVFLKREIPSQQLPEPQNG, encoded by the coding sequence ATGCCTGCTGAAATTTTGTTAAAAAGTGACACCCGTTTGCTCATCGTGACGGTCAATTACCGAACCTCCCATCTGGTGATTGAAGGTCTACGTTCCCTGGAACCTGAGGTGCGGGCCGTACCAGGAATCCAGGTCGCGATCGTAGACAACCATTCTGGTGACGGTTCCGTTGAGAAGATTGGAGCCGCGATCGCGGCTGAAGGGTGGGAAGATTGGGTGACCCTGATGCCATCTACAGTCAATGGCGGCTTTGCTTATGGCAATAACTACGCTGTTCGTCCGGCACTCCAGGCAGCCCATCCACCCGATTACTTTCTACTCCTGAATCCGGATACGCAAATTCGTCCCGGAGCAATTAAAGAATTACTCAGCTTTATGGATCAACACCCCGACGTGGGAATTGCTGGGAGCAGTTTTGAGGAGGCCGATGGGAAACCGTGGCCTTATGCCTTTCGGTTTCCCAGTTTCATCAGCGAATTTGAAGGCGGCATCCGGCTGGGCCTGATTACCAAACTGCTCTCCCGCTGGAAAGTGCCGCAGACGATGGCTCCCGATCGCGAGCAACCAATTGATTGGATTCCCGGAGCCAGCATGATGGTGCGTCGGGAGGTCTTTGAATCCGTTGGCTTAATGGACGAAGGCTATTTCCTGTACTACGAAGAAACCGACTTTTGCCTGCAGGCGAAGCGGGCCGGATGGAGTTGCTGGTATGTGCCCCAAAGCCGAATCATGCACATTCTGGGGCAAAGTACAGGCGTAACAGCCACGAATCAGCAACCCCGGCGGCTACCCCAATACTGGTTCGATTCTCGGCGGCGCTACTTCCTGAAAAATCATGGCTGGCTATATGCCGCACTGGTAGATATTAGCTGGCTGGCCGGCTTCAGTTTATGGCGGGCCAGACGAGTGTTGCAACGGAAACCTGATGCCGATCCTCCCCAGCTACTGGAAGATTCCATTCGCAACAGTGTGTTTCTGAAACGGGAAATTCCCAGCCAGCAACTGCCAGAGCCGCAAAATGGTTGA
- a CDS encoding adenylate/guanylate cyclase domain-containing protein, which translates to MENEILTSDLKGQRTLTTVVFTDCVGFSARMSVDEDHTLDLIRRDLRLMRQLCQEFEGRVLKTTGDGLLMCFSSAVKAVECAIEIQRAIAEAASHLLPNDALMHRIGIHLADMYITETDVMGNGVNIAARLQTEADPGGICISQTVYDVAKHGLQVATKYLGPRELKNIREVVPAYKVLLHPDDLPDDPYAETAQTLEQSQQHERIRKLLFYVCKNRWETDESQLNLLNLRNLFQEFLGLASNFEQARQLLTKAVSTLSKRAEYYAVANEILTEAARFYPPEQPFAAVKTEQPTLPETPNLQSWVTPLPENREQQLLYQQIVWDLEHHHEYDRLKKLLYYICKRQWESDPIRLGAVNSMTLVQELHHLAPTVDRLQQLVAKFVQTLNKPAEYSLVASTLLRSFARLYQPPKALPQPGLLPTAPISASESAPIPDQEAIPSPSEPAPLYRAIAQELDRHPDALRMKKLIVCVSKKQWLSDSAQLTGFSTAALIEDLHYLAPSLEQLQQSLEGTVRSLSKPAEYSAIAGELINKLRPLYTLPPTQEMVLNPAPTLSPVSVAPTASSPASEPSRQSAAVPSSLAPFSLFDIRLGIIKYANPLKAKILVFSTLYSDFHFNHQDWLALKQYELDDLLQTLLGTCKTYTDLELQLYNTAKRLTAPDDLIQTADTVTRCLRAFYIHGSPALCTGSPDEVTQMSLDEFEEATQGLTVIDEEDAAITSLETAALIVEDDQNQRLDP; encoded by the coding sequence ATGGAAAACGAGATACTGACATCAGATTTGAAGGGACAGCGCACTTTAACCACCGTTGTATTTACGGATTGTGTTGGCTTTAGTGCCCGGATGTCAGTAGACGAAGACCACACCCTGGACTTAATTCGTCGCGATCTCCGATTAATGAGGCAGCTTTGCCAAGAGTTTGAAGGACGGGTGCTAAAAACGACTGGAGATGGGCTACTGATGTGTTTCTCCAGTGCGGTTAAAGCGGTAGAATGTGCGATCGAAATCCAGCGGGCGATCGCGGAGGCGGCGAGCCATCTGCTTCCCAATGATGCACTCATGCATCGCATCGGTATTCATCTTGCAGATATGTATATCACCGAAACTGATGTGATGGGCAATGGGGTGAATATTGCGGCCCGCTTGCAAACAGAGGCAGATCCCGGCGGAATTTGCATTTCTCAAACGGTCTACGATGTGGCCAAACATGGACTGCAAGTGGCTACAAAATATTTGGGGCCACGAGAGCTGAAGAACATCCGAGAAGTGGTTCCCGCTTACAAGGTTCTGCTGCATCCCGATGACCTTCCAGACGATCCCTATGCAGAAACAGCTCAGACGCTAGAACAGAGTCAGCAGCACGAGCGCATTAGAAAACTGCTCTTTTATGTGTGTAAGAATCGGTGGGAAACCGACGAAAGCCAACTCAATCTCTTGAATCTGAGGAATTTATTTCAGGAATTTCTGGGGTTAGCTTCTAATTTTGAGCAAGCGAGACAATTACTGACCAAAGCCGTCAGTACCCTCAGTAAACGGGCTGAATATTATGCCGTTGCCAATGAAATTCTGACAGAAGCGGCACGGTTTTACCCTCCAGAGCAACCCTTTGCAGCAGTCAAGACGGAGCAGCCCACGCTTCCGGAAACCCCTAATTTACAATCCTGGGTCACCCCTCTCCCGGAAAATAGAGAACAGCAACTTCTCTATCAACAGATTGTCTGGGATCTGGAGCATCATCACGAGTACGATCGGCTCAAGAAATTGCTCTATTACATCTGCAAGCGCCAGTGGGAAAGCGATCCCATCCGGCTGGGAGCAGTGAATTCAATGACTCTGGTACAGGAGTTACATCACCTGGCTCCTACCGTCGATCGCCTGCAACAATTGGTGGCCAAATTTGTCCAGACTCTCAATAAACCAGCCGAGTACAGTCTGGTAGCGAGCACACTCTTACGGAGTTTCGCCCGTCTGTATCAACCGCCCAAAGCGTTGCCCCAACCTGGCCTCTTGCCAACGGCTCCAATTTCAGCGTCCGAGTCTGCCCCGATCCCAGATCAAGAAGCAATTCCCTCCCCTTCAGAACCTGCTCCTTTGTACCGAGCGATCGCCCAGGAACTGGATCGGCATCCCGATGCCCTCCGGATGAAAAAGCTGATCGTGTGCGTCAGCAAAAAACAATGGCTGAGTGATTCCGCTCAACTAACAGGCTTTAGCACTGCCGCTTTAATCGAAGATTTGCATTATCTTGCCCCTTCCCTGGAACAACTTCAGCAATCCCTGGAGGGAACGGTCAGAAGTCTTAGCAAACCAGCCGAGTACAGTGCGATCGCTGGAGAATTGATCAATAAGCTCCGCCCCCTTTATACACTGCCTCCCACCCAGGAGATGGTCTTAAACCCGGCACCAACCTTATCCCCCGTCTCTGTTGCTCCTACTGCCAGTTCCCCAGCATCTGAGCCTTCCCGCCAGTCTGCTGCAGTTCCGTCGTCTCTTGCGCCTTTCAGTTTGTTCGACATCCGGTTGGGCATCATAAAGTATGCCAACCCACTCAAGGCCAAGATTCTTGTGTTTTCAACCCTGTACTCTGATTTTCATTTCAACCACCAGGACTGGTTGGCGCTTAAGCAGTATGAACTGGATGATCTCCTGCAAACCCTACTGGGCACTTGCAAGACGTATACCGATCTGGAACTGCAGCTCTACAACACAGCCAAACGCTTAACGGCTCCTGATGATTTGATTCAAACGGCGGATACTGTTACCAGATGTTTGCGAGCCTTCTATATTCATGGTTCTCCTGCACTCTGCACTGGTTCACCTGATGAGGTGACTCAAATGAGTTTGGATGAGTTTGAAGAAGCCACTCAGGGCTTAACCGTTATTGACGAAGAAGATGCCGCGATCACGTCCCTGGAAACGGCGGCTTTGATCGTGGAGGATGATCAGAACCAGCGTTTGGATCCATAA
- a CDS encoding Uma2 family endonuclease gives MQIPNRSRKDAAMTIGKSPIWTPELPTSLPDHTQLPESDGTFVKNFQEHPQSILLTNSIQPLLQQLHPDDQYCIGQDCGIYWRITEPPEKGAEAPDWFYVPNVPPMLNGLVRRSYVMWQEIVAPLIVLEFVSGDGQEERDRTPYKGKFWVYEQAIRVPFYGIYEVSKASVEVYHLIDGHYSLLPVNSSGRYAISPLGVELGIWQGRYQNLDLPWLRWWDAQGNLLKTALPLQTAEPPQHEPLHRRYEESEKSL, from the coding sequence ATGCAGATCCCGAATCGTAGTCGGAAGGATGCAGCCATGACGATCGGCAAATCCCCAATCTGGACACCTGAATTACCCACATCCCTGCCGGATCATACGCAACTGCCAGAATCGGATGGAACTTTTGTGAAAAACTTTCAGGAACATCCCCAGAGTATCCTGCTCACCAACTCAATTCAGCCGCTCTTGCAGCAACTGCATCCCGATGACCAATACTGCATTGGGCAGGATTGTGGCATTTACTGGCGGATTACGGAACCACCAGAGAAAGGGGCAGAAGCACCTGATTGGTTCTACGTTCCCAATGTTCCCCCGATGCTCAACGGTTTAGTCCGTCGTTCTTATGTGATGTGGCAGGAGATTGTGGCTCCGTTAATTGTGCTGGAATTCGTTTCAGGAGATGGGCAGGAAGAACGCGATCGCACCCCCTACAAGGGAAAATTCTGGGTCTACGAGCAAGCCATTCGAGTCCCGTTTTATGGCATCTACGAAGTCAGCAAGGCCAGTGTAGAGGTTTATCACCTGATCGATGGACACTACAGTTTGCTGCCAGTGAATTCATCCGGGCGCTATGCGATCTCGCCTCTGGGTGTGGAACTGGGCATCTGGCAGGGCCGTTATCAGAATCTAGACCTGCCCTGGCTCCGCTGGTGGGATGCCCAGGGAAATTTACTCAAAACCGCTCTACCCCTTCAAACTGCTGAGCCGCCTCAGCACGAGCCGCTTCACCGCAGGTACGAGGAGTCGGAAAAATCTTTGTAG
- a CDS encoding molybdenum cofactor guanylyltransferase — protein MVDSLTAIVLAGGQSSRLGQDKALILVQGMPLLRRTCEVALACTSQVYVVTPRPQIYQPLLPPQCQLVLEQPLSNEPQPHGPLVGFAQGLAVIPTEWVLLLACDLPYLQADLLQHWMQQLDALEPAIAALLPRHEQGWEPLCGFYRADSLPRLNTFMQQGGRSFQRWLAQETVQAIAFSPVESIRLREQQMLFNCNTPADLEEVMNS, from the coding sequence ATGGTTGATTCCCTGACCGCGATTGTCCTGGCCGGAGGGCAAAGTTCCCGCCTGGGTCAGGATAAAGCCCTGATTCTGGTACAGGGTATGCCCCTCCTGCGTCGTACCTGCGAGGTAGCTCTAGCTTGCACCTCTCAGGTCTATGTTGTTACGCCTCGCCCACAGATCTACCAGCCGCTGCTCCCTCCCCAGTGTCAACTGGTCTTGGAACAACCGCTGTCTAATGAACCTCAACCCCACGGGCCATTAGTCGGCTTCGCTCAGGGACTGGCTGTGATCCCAACCGAATGGGTGCTGCTGCTGGCCTGTGACCTGCCCTACTTACAGGCCGATCTGCTCCAGCACTGGATGCAACAACTGGACGCCCTGGAGCCAGCGATCGCCGCCCTGCTCCCCCGCCACGAACAAGGCTGGGAACCCCTCTGCGGCTTTTATCGAGCGGATAGCCTCCCCCGATTAAACACCTTTATGCAACAGGGCGGACGTTCCTTTCAACGATGGCTGGCCCAGGAAACCGTACAAGCCATTGCCTTCAGCCCTGTTGAGTCCATCCGCCTGCGTGAGCAACAAATGCTGTTTAACTGCAACACTCCCGCAGACCTGGAAGAAGTTATGAATTCATAA
- a CDS encoding pentapeptide repeat-containing protein, translating to MDANELLKRYRAGEIDFQGENLAGFDFSGADLIGINLAECDLRGANLVLTYLNRANLSKANLMGARLSGANLSQADLLRTNLQDTDLHGAVLYAADLRGANITLANLLDANLISADLRNVNLSGANLRGACLRGANLRYEKRCYEGANLRGADLRNADLRGTNLTGADLSKADLRGANLSEASLREVLLTGANLTGAELRGTFLTDAIAPEACFKEACLTNAKLERANLTAADLTGCTLIDANLTAATLAKIQATQAIMRRSRFNRADLSRANLRGSDLAETTFIEAYLGRADLREANLTDANLAKAELSSTNLSGTNLHGATLPDGSIHE from the coding sequence ATGGATGCCAATGAATTACTAAAGCGGTACAGGGCAGGGGAAATTGATTTTCAGGGCGAAAATTTAGCAGGATTTGATTTCAGTGGTGCAGATCTGATCGGGATTAACCTGGCGGAGTGTGACCTGCGAGGTGCGAATTTAGTGCTGACCTACCTGAATCGAGCGAATTTAAGCAAGGCCAATTTGATGGGTGCCCGCTTAAGTGGAGCCAATTTGAGCCAGGCAGACCTGCTACGCACCAACCTGCAGGATACGGATTTGCATGGAGCCGTACTCTATGCCGCAGATTTGCGGGGGGCCAACATCACTCTGGCAAACTTGCTGGATGCCAATCTCATCAGTGCCGATTTGCGCAATGTCAACCTGAGTGGAGCCAATTTGCGGGGAGCTTGCCTGCGGGGAGCCAACTTGCGCTACGAGAAGCGATGCTATGAAGGAGCCAATTTACGGGGTGCCGATTTACGAAATGCGGATTTACGCGGTACGAATTTGACAGGAGCGGATCTCAGCAAGGCTGACCTACGAGGTGCAAATTTGAGTGAGGCCAGTTTACGGGAAGTGTTACTCACAGGAGCCAATCTAACTGGGGCGGAATTACGAGGGACTTTCTTAACCGACGCGATCGCTCCGGAAGCTTGTTTTAAAGAGGCTTGCCTGACGAATGCCAAGCTAGAACGGGCTAATTTAACCGCCGCAGATTTAACGGGTTGCACACTGATCGATGCCAACCTGACCGCTGCCACTCTGGCTAAGATTCAGGCCACGCAGGCGATCATGCGGCGATCGCGCTTCAACCGGGCAGATTTAAGCCGTGCTAATCTCCGGGGATCTGATTTAGCAGAAACGACCTTCATTGAAGCCTATCTAGGAAGGGCCGACCTGCGAGAAGCCAACCTGACGGATGCCAATCTGGCCAAAGCTGAACTCAGCAGCACCAACCTCAGTGGGACAAATTTGCACGGTGCCACATTGCCAGATGGTTCGATTCACGAATAA
- a CDS encoding rod shape-determining protein produces the protein MGIDLGTANTLVYVSGKGIVLQEPSVVAIDQDDKVPLAVGEDAKRMLGRTPGNVIALRPLRDGVIADFDTAELMLKHFIARVNEGKTLVAPRIVIGIPSGVTGVERRAVMDAASQAGARDVYLIDEPVAAAIGAGLPVAEPTGNMIIDIGGGTTEVAVLSLQGTVLSESVRVAGDELSESISQYMKKVHNLVIGERTAEEIKITIGSAYPINDDIQMDVRGLHLLSGLPRTVTVKSAEIRESMAEPLAVIVDAVKRTLERTPPELAADIIDRGIMLAGGGALLKGLDTLISHETGIVVHVAADPLSCVVLGTGRVLENFKQLERVFSGRSRNF, from the coding sequence ATGGGTATCGACCTTGGCACAGCAAACACCCTGGTTTATGTGTCTGGTAAGGGTATTGTATTGCAGGAGCCGTCCGTGGTCGCGATCGACCAGGATGATAAGGTTCCGCTGGCTGTTGGAGAAGATGCGAAGCGGATGTTGGGACGGACTCCTGGCAACGTGATCGCACTTCGTCCGTTGCGGGATGGAGTGATTGCAGACTTCGATACGGCGGAGTTGATGCTGAAGCATTTTATCGCCCGTGTCAATGAAGGGAAGACTCTGGTTGCCCCTCGGATTGTGATTGGCATCCCCAGTGGCGTGACCGGAGTGGAGCGTCGGGCCGTAATGGATGCCGCTTCTCAAGCTGGGGCCAGGGACGTTTACCTGATTGATGAACCCGTGGCAGCAGCGATCGGCGCAGGACTACCGGTTGCAGAACCGACCGGAAACATGATTATTGACATCGGTGGCGGAACGACGGAAGTGGCCGTTCTTAGTTTGCAGGGCACCGTACTGAGTGAATCGGTGCGGGTGGCGGGCGACGAACTGAGCGAATCGATTTCCCAATATATGAAGAAGGTGCATAACCTGGTGATTGGGGAACGTACTGCCGAGGAAATCAAAATCACGATCGGCTCAGCCTATCCGATCAACGATGACATTCAGATGGATGTGCGCGGTCTACACCTCCTATCAGGATTACCCCGAACCGTGACAGTGAAAAGTGCCGAAATTCGCGAAAGTATGGCCGAACCCCTAGCGGTGATTGTGGATGCAGTGAAGCGTACTCTGGAGCGGACTCCTCCTGAACTAGCTGCCGATATTATTGATCGCGGGATCATGCTGGCTGGCGGTGGTGCGCTGCTGAAAGGACTGGATACACTCATCAGCCACGAAACTGGAATTGTCGTGCATGTGGCTGCTGATCCCTTAAGTTGCGTGGTGCTGGGAACTGGCCGGGTTTTGGAGAACTTTAAGCAACTGGAGCGCGTCTTCAGTGGTCGTTCGCGCAATTTCTAG
- the mreC gene encoding rod shape-determining protein MreC, translating into MFTLRRWWDRHRLQIVLASLALGAAAFLRQTHGAVLYETYQILTRPFQPDVERKVVLENAQVQELQQRLTELESQNQRLQALLGYVSTTKQTGITAPVIGRSADHWWQHVVLGRGSQDGIKVGYIVTAPGGVVGRVISVSPNTSRVLLLSDPSSRVGVTVSRSRNMGYIRGQSSNRATMEFFDKVPDVRQGDVITTSSLSQLFPPGLPVGRVESINLSKSPAPEAVIELTAPVSFLEWATIYPHTAPSPSNTVPGEPAKPRL; encoded by the coding sequence ATGTTTACTCTGCGTCGCTGGTGGGATCGTCACCGACTACAGATTGTTCTGGCTAGTCTAGCCCTGGGTGCTGCGGCTTTTCTGCGTCAAACTCATGGAGCAGTTCTATACGAAACCTACCAGATCCTGACTCGCCCCTTTCAACCGGATGTTGAACGCAAGGTTGTTCTGGAAAACGCTCAAGTTCAGGAACTGCAGCAACGGCTCACTGAGTTAGAAAGTCAAAATCAACGACTACAAGCCCTGCTAGGTTATGTATCCACAACCAAACAGACTGGTATTACCGCTCCAGTGATCGGTCGCAGCGCAGATCATTGGTGGCAGCATGTCGTGCTGGGCCGGGGAAGTCAGGATGGCATAAAGGTTGGGTATATAGTGACAGCACCGGGAGGGGTGGTTGGCCGTGTGATTTCGGTTAGCCCCAATACCAGTCGCGTGTTGCTGTTGAGTGATCCCTCCAGTCGGGTAGGGGTCACGGTTAGCCGCAGCCGCAACATGGGTTACATCCGGGGGCAATCCTCCAACCGGGCCACCATGGAATTTTTTGATAAAGTTCCAGATGTGCGGCAGGGAGATGTGATCACAACATCTTCGTTAAGCCAGTTGTTTCCTCCAGGCTTACCCGTCGGTCGGGTGGAATCCATTAACTTGAGTAAAAGTCCGGCTCCTGAGGCCGTGATTGAATTGACGGCTCCTGTTAGTTTCCTGGAATGGGCAACGATTTATCCTCACACCGCTCCATCGCCATCCAATACTGTGCCTGGTGAACCCGCAAAACCCCGCCTATGA
- the glcD gene encoding glycolate oxidase subunit GlcD: MLTTPPNTQTNWSLIARQFEAIVGKNGVVRRKEELLVYECDGLTSYRQRPAIVVLPRTTEDVAAIVRVCAENQIPFIARGSGTGLSGGALPIENCVLIVTALMKQILDVDLDNQRIVVQPGVINSWVTQTVSGAGFFYAPDPSSQIICSIGGNVAENSGGVHCLKYGVTTNHVLGLKLVLPDGSIVDVGGSVPEMPGYDLTGVFVGSEGTLGIATEVTLRLVKVPESIRVLLADFTSVEAAGATVSDIISAGIIPGGMEMMDNMSINAVENVVATNCYPRDAAAILLVEVDGLEIEVETNTKRIEAICYQNGARHVRVATDPDERLTLWKGRKAAFAAMGKMAPDYYVQDGVIPRTRLEYVLQEIERLGQHYGYNVANVFHAGDGNLHPLILYDNSVPGALETVEELGGEILKLCVRVGGSISGEHGIGADKRCYMPEMFTPTDLETMQWVRQAFDPQNIANPTKIFPTPRTCGEAARAEAAQQFEGVERF; the protein is encoded by the coding sequence ATGCTGACAACTCCCCCCAACACTCAAACCAATTGGTCGCTGATTGCTCGTCAGTTTGAGGCGATCGTCGGCAAAAACGGAGTCGTGCGCCGCAAAGAAGAACTCCTGGTGTACGAATGTGACGGGTTAACCAGCTACCGTCAGCGGCCTGCGATCGTTGTACTCCCTCGTACAACTGAAGATGTAGCAGCGATCGTTAGGGTTTGTGCCGAGAACCAGATTCCCTTCATCGCCAGAGGATCGGGCACGGGCTTATCGGGGGGGGCTTTACCGATTGAAAATTGCGTACTAATTGTCACGGCACTGATGAAGCAAATTCTAGACGTGGATCTGGACAATCAGCGGATTGTGGTGCAGCCCGGTGTAATCAACAGTTGGGTGACTCAAACCGTCAGCGGTGCGGGTTTCTTTTATGCACCGGATCCATCCAGTCAAATCATTTGCTCGATCGGGGGCAATGTGGCCGAAAATTCTGGAGGCGTTCACTGTCTTAAATATGGGGTAACGACCAATCATGTGCTGGGACTGAAGCTGGTATTGCCGGATGGCAGTATCGTGGATGTGGGTGGCTCGGTTCCAGAAATGCCAGGGTACGATTTGACGGGGGTATTTGTCGGCTCAGAAGGCACCCTGGGGATTGCCACAGAAGTTACCCTGCGTCTGGTGAAAGTTCCCGAATCGATTCGCGTGTTGCTGGCAGACTTCACCAGCGTTGAGGCGGCAGGAGCAACCGTATCCGACATTATCAGTGCGGGCATCATTCCTGGTGGCATGGAAATGATGGATAACATGAGTATCAACGCCGTTGAGAATGTTGTTGCCACTAACTGTTATCCTCGTGATGCTGCTGCAATTTTATTGGTAGAAGTGGATGGCTTAGAAATTGAAGTAGAAACGAATACTAAACGTATAGAAGCCATCTGTTACCAAAATGGTGCACGCCATGTTCGAGTGGCAACGGATCCTGATGAACGGCTAACGTTGTGGAAGGGACGAAAAGCCGCGTTTGCAGCGATGGGCAAAATGGCTCCAGATTACTATGTGCAGGATGGCGTGATTCCCCGTACCAGGTTGGAATATGTGTTGCAGGAAATTGAACGATTAGGACAGCATTACGGTTACAACGTCGCCAATGTGTTTCATGCCGGAGATGGTAATTTGCATCCCCTGATTCTCTATGACAACTCGGTTCCCGGTGCCCTGGAAACGGTGGAAGAACTGGGGGGAGAAATTCTCAAGTTATGTGTTCGGGTAGGGGGCAGTATTTCTGGGGAACATGGCATCGGAGCCGATAAGCGCTGCTATATGCCGGAAATGTTTACTCCGACTGATCTGGAAACTATGCAATGGGTACGGCAGGCGTTTGATCCGCAAAATATTGCCAATCCTACAAAGATTTTTCCGACTCCTCGTACCTGCGGTGAAGCGGCTCGTGCTGAGGCGGCTCAGCAGTTTGAAGGGGTAGAGCGGTTTTGA
- the mreD gene encoding rod shape-determining protein MreD, which produces MRHESFHDMLQNRPVMRVVVNCAVTAGSVVLCLLLSPTRLPGIELAGIGPNWVLIWVVAWSVKRTMLQGALAGISLGLIQDGMTAYAPTHTLSLMLVGILTARLRKERYVREDFISIALIAFAMAVVAETVTAIQYSISGDRSLVEIWNYHQLIALGSAVLSSLWAPVIYFPLNRWWQYIQMLDQQTQEKYKL; this is translated from the coding sequence ATGAGACATGAGTCCTTCCACGATATGCTCCAGAATCGGCCAGTCATGCGGGTGGTGGTTAACTGTGCAGTCACAGCCGGATCTGTAGTTTTGTGTCTGCTACTTTCTCCGACTCGCTTACCAGGAATAGAACTGGCTGGGATCGGGCCGAATTGGGTGTTGATCTGGGTCGTGGCCTGGAGCGTCAAACGAACGATGTTGCAAGGCGCACTGGCTGGGATCTCTCTGGGGCTGATTCAGGACGGAATGACTGCGTATGCTCCAACTCATACCCTAAGTCTGATGTTGGTGGGAATTCTGACGGCGCGGTTGCGAAAAGAGCGGTATGTGCGCGAGGATTTCATTTCGATTGCGTTGATTGCTTTTGCGATGGCAGTCGTCGCTGAAACGGTTACAGCGATTCAGTACAGTATTTCTGGCGATCGCAGTTTGGTGGAAATTTGGAATTATCACCAACTGATTGCTCTGGGATCAGCCGTTTTAAGTAGCCTCTGGGCACCCGTCATCTACTTTCCCCTGAACCGCTGGTGGCAATACATCCAGATGCTGGATCAACAAACTCAGGAAAAATATAAATTATAA
- a CDS encoding serine O-acetyltransferase, protein MSQELQSVMNHSNTETETLTLWQQIVEDWIAHGQDWTKPGFRAVAVYRFGVWRMGIPSKLLRAPLSVLYRMLFRKVRNTYGIELPYTAKVGRRVVIEHQSAIVIHGHCEIGDDCIIRQGVTLGNRYLEKPLEAPKLGRRVNVGAGAKIFGAVTIGDGASIGANAVVLQDVPAGATAVGIPAKIIKTTTPALSEPGLNGSSQTVEAM, encoded by the coding sequence ATGTCTCAAGAATTGCAGTCTGTAATGAATCACTCAAATACCGAGACGGAAACGCTCACTCTGTGGCAACAAATTGTAGAAGACTGGATCGCTCATGGTCAGGATTGGACAAAACCTGGCTTTAGGGCAGTGGCAGTATACCGATTTGGGGTCTGGCGCATGGGAATTCCATCTAAACTCCTACGGGCACCGTTGAGTGTGCTGTATCGTATGTTATTCCGCAAGGTACGCAACACCTACGGCATCGAGTTGCCCTACACCGCTAAGGTGGGGCGGCGAGTGGTGATTGAACACCAGAGCGCGATCGTCATTCATGGGCACTGCGAGATTGGAGATGACTGCATCATCCGGCAGGGCGTAACGCTGGGCAATCGTTACCTGGAGAAACCCCTGGAAGCTCCTAAACTGGGTCGGCGAGTCAATGTGGGTGCAGGAGCCAAGATTTTTGGAGCCGTAACGATCGGGGATGGGGCCAGTATTGGGGCAAATGCTGTAGTACTCCAGGATGTGCCTGCGGGTGCAACAGCCGTAGGAATTCCAGCCAAAATCATTAAAACTACAACCCCTGCTCTATCAGAACCTGGCTTAAATGGTTCTAGCCAGACCGTTGAGGCAATGTAA